One window from the genome of Salvelinus namaycush isolate Seneca chromosome 19, SaNama_1.0, whole genome shotgun sequence encodes:
- the LOC120063720 gene encoding guanylate-binding protein 1-like, translating to MDSPMCLVKNTDGELCVEPEAIDYLMGLKQKVVVVAVVGLYRTGKSYLMNKLAQRKRGFALGATIQSKTKGIWMWCVPHPEKTDHTLVLLDTEGLGDVEKGDSKNDAWIFSLAILLSSTLVYNSRGTINNDAVEKLQYVNELTEMIKVKSSTDNEEEGEGTQFMQFFPNFVWTVRDFTLQLEINDREITPDQYLENSLQLKKGTGKKINDYNLPRECIRNFFPSRKCFVFPSPTTPDNMKRLDSMDEAELSESFREVADTFCRFIFQESRTKTVIGGHTLTGEMLGHLVTTYVDTIAKGNVPCLENAVLAMAKIENQAAVDEGLAVYQKGMEDVKVLFPVDINQLSENHLRSETQATQAFMKRSFKDENGEFLKALVGAISNHSADLFKQNKDASEKKCKALLENLSAPMDQEMKEGRYATPGGYELYCNHHDNIVAQYRAEPNKGVRAEEVLEQFLKGKSAESNSILQADKKLTENEKKIQAEKKKTAELEQEKAASKEQQAEMERKIENMGRGQEKYLKEMEEKMEKERKQQQQEFNRTLDHRMQEQKDLLEKGHKEKAELMRQEIEEIKKKNQLERDANTQNQKALLNDCKRQAEKHKRKMHALMGKRNNRSHVCEPLCTLL from the exons ATGGACTCCCCAATGTGCCTCGTTAAAAACACCGATGGAGAGCTTTGCGTAGAACCAGAGGCCATCGACTACCTGATGGGACTGAAACAGAAAGTCGTAGTTGTGGCGGTGGTTGGGCTGTATCGCACCGGAAAGTCCTACCTCATGAACAAGCTGGCTCAGAGGAAAAGAG GTTTTGCCCTTGGAGCCACCATCCAGTCCAAGACTAAGGGCATCTGGATGTGGTGTGTCCCTCATCCTGAAAAAACAGACCACACCCTGGTGCTGCTGGATACAGAGGGACTGGGGGACGTGGAGAAG GGGGATTCTAAGAATGATGCCTGGATCTTCTCCCTGGCCATTCTGTTAAGCAGTactctggtctacaacagtcgaGGGACCATCAACAATGATGCTGTGGAGAAGCTTCA ATATGTGAACGAGCTGACAGAGATGATCAAGGTGAAGTCTTCCACTGACaatgaggaggaaggagagggcacCCAGTTTATGCAGTTCTTTCCTAATTTTGTGTGGACTGTCAGAGATTTCACTCTACAGCTGGAGATCAACGACAGAGAAATCACTCCAGACCAGTATCTGGAGAATTCCCTGCAACTCAAGAAAG GTACTGGTAAAAAGATCAATGACTACAACCTCCCGCGAGAGTGCATCCGGAACTTCTTCCCCTCACGCAAGTGTTTTGTGTTCCCCTCCCCTACAACTCCTGACAACATGAAACGACTGGACTCCATGGACGAGGCTGAGCTTTCTGAAAGCTTCAGAGAGGTGGCAGATACTTTCTGCCGCTTCATTTTCCAGGAGAGCCGTACGAAGACTGTTATAGGGGGACACACATTGACTGGAGAGA TGCTGGGGCACCTGGTCACCACCTATGTGGATACCATAGCCAAAGGCAATGTGCCCTGTCTGGAGAATGCTGTGTTGGCCATGGCTAAAATTGAGAACCAGGCTGCTGTGGATGAGGGCCTGGCGGTGTACCAGAAGGGAATGGAGGATGTGAAGGTCTTATTCCCGGTGGACATCAATCAGCTGTCAGAGAACCACCTTCGCTCAGAGACTCAGGCCACACAGGCGTTCATGAAGCGATCCTTCAAAGACGAAAATGGGGAGTTCTTGAAAGCTCTTGTG GGGGCCATTAGCAACCACTCCGCCGACCTTTTCAAACAAAACAAGGATGCCTCAGAGAAGAAGTGCAAGGCCCTTCTGGAGAATCTGTCTGCTCCGATGGATCAGGAGATGAAGGAGGGGAGGTACGCCACACCAGGAGGCTATGAGCTTTACTGCAATCACCATGACAACATAGTGGCACAGTACCGGGCCGAGCCCAACAAAGGAGTCAGG GCTGAGGAGGTTCTGGAGCAGTTCCTGAAGGGAAAGAGTGCAGAGTCCAACTCCATCCTGCAAGCTGACAAAAAACTGActgaaaatgagaaaaaaatccaag CTGAGAAGAAGAAAACAGCTGAGCTGGAGCAGGAGAAAGCAGCATCCAAGGAGCAACAGGCAGAGATGGAGCGCAAAATTGAGAACATGGGCAGGGGCCAGGAGAAGTACTTGAAAGAGATGGAAGAgaagatggagaaggagaggaagcaaCAGCAGCAGGAGTTCAACAGGACCCTGGACCACAGGATGCAGGAGCAGAAAGATCTCCTGGAGAAGGGCCATAAGGAGAAGGCTGAGCTGATGAGGCAAGAGATCGAGGAGATAAAGAAGAAGAATCAATTGGAAAGGGACGCCAATACCCAGAATCAGAAGGCTCTGCTGAATGACTGCAAGCGGCAGGCTGAGAAACATAAAAGAAAGATGCATGCGTTAATGGGGAAGCGCAACAATAGATCACATGTTTGTGAACCACTCTGTACACTCTTGTGA